Proteins from a single region of Chryseobacterium sp. T16E-39:
- a CDS encoding cold-shock protein: protein MQQGIVKFFNEAKGFVFIFHADGSEDIFVHSLSLFLK from the coding sequence ATGCAACAAGGCATAGTAAAGTTTTTCAATGAGGCAAAAGGCTTCGTATTTATTTTTCATGCAGACGGGAGTGAAGATATATTTGTACATTCATTGAGCTTATTTTTAAAATAA
- a CDS encoding MaoC family dehydratase, translating to MIIINNFDEYKMLEGTMVGTSSWHIVDQDQINRFADATLDHQWIHTDENRAAKDSPYHSTIAHGYLTLSLIPYLWKQIAEVRNIGMEINYGIENFRFGLPVKANDEISLEATIKTVNNLKGIVKVVVGAKLIIKNQIKPAYAGDVLFLYHFS from the coding sequence ATGATTATTATTAACAATTTTGATGAATATAAAATGCTGGAGGGAACTATGGTCGGAACATCTTCATGGCATATTGTCGATCAGGACCAGATTAACCGTTTTGCAGATGCTACCTTAGATCATCAGTGGATTCACACTGATGAAAATAGAGCGGCAAAAGACAGTCCTTATCATTCAACCATTGCTCACGGCTATCTAACACTCTCGTTAATTCCTTATCTCTGGAAGCAAATTGCAGAGGTGAGAAACATTGGTATGGAAATCAACTATGGAATAGAAAATTTTAGATTTGGTTTACCAGTAAAAGCTAATGATGAGATAAGTCTTGAGGCAACTATTAAGACAGTAAATAACCTTAAAGGAATCGTAAAAGTTGTGGTTGGAGCTAAATTGATTATTAAAAACCAAATAAAACCTGCTTATGCAGGAGATGTTCTGTTTCTATATCATTTTTCATAA
- a CDS encoding calcium:proton antiporter, whose protein sequence is MIQKKYLSSWTILIPVLAWIFYFASAVFSSGFYSLFLTVLLLGSVLAAVYHSEVIAHRLGEPLGTLLLAFAITVIEVGLIISIMMGAEGLETVTLARDTVFAAVMIILTGIIGICIVIGSLRYREQAFTLQGVSTALITLTAVVVFVLILPNYTVSHTGGEYTSFQLLFIALVSLALYLGFTMVQTIRHRSFFISPQNKLLADQKEESSDGQLSRRKTLVSCFMLVLCLGIVVMMAKLLSKDVEHIVLSFGAPKSVVGVIIAGIVLLPEGLAAFRAAKNDQIQTSLNLAFGSALASIGLSIPAIAIISVIFGIRMTLGIDIKSTVLLGLSLFIITVSLATGKTNIMQGVVLVGIFLIYLFISIVP, encoded by the coding sequence ATGATTCAAAAAAAATATCTTTCTAGTTGGACAATTCTTATTCCGGTTCTGGCATGGATCTTCTATTTTGCAAGTGCGGTATTTTCTTCGGGATTTTATTCGCTCTTTCTTACAGTACTACTTTTGGGAAGTGTTCTGGCAGCGGTTTACCATTCCGAAGTTATTGCCCATAGATTAGGTGAACCTTTAGGAACATTGCTTCTTGCATTTGCTATTACGGTTATAGAGGTGGGGCTGATAATTTCTATTATGATGGGTGCAGAAGGTCTTGAGACCGTTACTCTTGCACGAGATACTGTTTTCGCTGCGGTGATGATTATTCTTACCGGTATAATCGGTATTTGTATTGTAATAGGATCACTAAGATACAGGGAGCAAGCTTTTACTCTACAGGGAGTAAGCACAGCTCTGATAACACTTACGGCGGTAGTGGTTTTTGTTCTCATTTTGCCGAATTATACGGTAAGCCATACTGGAGGTGAATATACTTCTTTTCAATTACTTTTTATTGCTTTGGTTTCATTGGCGCTTTACCTTGGATTTACTATGGTCCAGACAATAAGACACCGGAGCTTCTTTATATCTCCACAAAACAAGCTGCTGGCAGACCAAAAGGAAGAAAGCAGTGACGGGCAACTTTCCCGCAGAAAAACACTTGTCAGTTGCTTTATGTTAGTTTTATGTCTGGGAATCGTTGTGATGATGGCAAAACTGCTTTCTAAAGACGTAGAGCATATTGTTCTATCATTTGGAGCACCAAAATCCGTAGTCGGAGTTATTATTGCCGGAATCGTTCTTCTTCCGGAAGGCCTTGCTGCTTTCAGAGCTGCAAAGAATGATCAGATACAAACCTCTTTAAATCTCGCATTTGGTTCTGCATTGGCAAGTATCGGATTAAGTATTCCTGCGATTGCCATTATATCAGTCATTTTCGGAATACGCATGACGCTGGGAATAGATATCAAATCGACTGTGCTTTTAGGGCTTTCCCTTTTTATAATTACGGTGTCTCTCGCAACAGGTAAGACCAATATTATGCAGGGGGTTGTACTGGTGGGAATTTTTTTGATTTATCTTTTTATTTCCATAGTGCCTTAA
- a CDS encoding transposase: MESLIPNYKKIYEDILKLKHPEKIKDCKSILSKPKLSANDIMKMNHIIFSKGGKIMISVDQKHRSYDKSAIFEILDYQKKHGLNNSQLADHFKLSRNSITKWKRIFLV, encoded by the coding sequence ATGGAATCATTAATACCGAACTATAAAAAGATCTATGAAGATATTTTGAAATTAAAGCATCCTGAGAAAATTAAGGACTGTAAATCAATATTATCTAAACCAAAACTTTCAGCAAATGATATTATGAAAATGAATCATATTATCTTTTCCAAAGGTGGTAAAATAATGATATCCGTAGATCAAAAACATAGGTCATATGATAAGTCTGCTATTTTTGAAATATTGGATTATCAAAAAAAACATGGACTTAATAATTCACAATTGGCTGATCATTTCAAACTCAGCAGAAATAGTATCACAAAATGGAAAAGGATATTTTTAGTGTAA
- a CDS encoding transposase — MNNNFKDIHIGNLIKKRTSELKIKMPRICNFLKTNENEINKMYLAGNINTEILLKWSKLLEYDFFRIYSQHLILYSPPAKYNREDDKVKKVSKLPKFRKSIYTVEIIYFILELIETGEKTKQEVIEDYRIPKTTLYKWISKYKDRK, encoded by the coding sequence ATGAATAATAATTTTAAAGATATTCACATAGGAAATCTTATTAAGAAAAGAACATCAGAATTAAAAATAAAAATGCCCAGGATTTGTAACTTTCTGAAAACCAATGAAAATGAAATTAACAAAATGTATCTGGCCGGTAATATAAATACTGAAATCCTGCTCAAATGGAGCAAACTGTTAGAATATGATTTTTTCAGAATATACTCCCAGCATTTAATTTTATACTCCCCTCCGGCCAAGTATAACCGGGAAGATGACAAGGTGAAAAAAGTATCGAAATTACCCAAATTCAGAAAGAGTATTTATACCGTTGAAATTATCTATTTTATTCTGGAGCTTATAGAAACTGGAGAGAAAACAAAACAGGAGGTTATTGAAGACTATAGAATCCCTAAAACAACACTTTATAAATGGATCAGTAAATATAAAGACAGAAAATAA
- a CDS encoding tetratricopeptide repeat protein, whose amino-acid sequence MKITVIFFISLFSLLLINSCQSSDNNDYFYNLNNYVSAEYTNYNLTNIRTQYNKELAKYKKTGDKKYILSSKYIELFLYYNTDTRDILNQIPLVYELLKLNNDQYEYISIACNFRLALNMEQNSPKFAMQCLNEAIKMDEKVGKKYFLPHLYHTKGRFYYNEKNYSEAMIYFKKALETYKIRKDDEIFIASMYNNFGLCFNKLNKQDKAIQETLKGIRILEGKKNLNKEDLLFITNMKENLSEYYLKLNDYKNAELFLNQGFEFYQNVKQYNSEFMSISKMLFNLYNSTHQNVKKNNLVSFLLGIESKIQHVSNKIILYEILQDHYLEINDHDKEKMSSKKVIHLISLYNQQKQKDLAQVSDLLNDYFIKNINQKYDYKVSIQKKNILLLFVSSLLVITILALAFINVYKKNKKEKELGEGQKLILEQDLQLHRNKIEKLHLSLNLKIETEKAFLENLRQIKKSKNIDPEETVKDLFFKINNLIQIDKKHNDIINESSLENKLFMEKLSHRFPILTIQELKLCVYFKLNLSSKEISLLENIKDVTARVYKTNIKSKMKLDKETDLTEFLNNLV is encoded by the coding sequence ATGAAAATAACAGTCATTTTTTTTATTTCCCTGTTCTCTCTATTACTAATTAACTCATGTCAATCAAGTGATAACAACGACTATTTTTACAACCTTAACAATTATGTTTCTGCAGAATATACTAATTACAATTTAACCAATATCCGGACACAATACAATAAAGAGCTAGCAAAATATAAAAAGACAGGGGATAAGAAATATATCTTAAGCAGTAAGTATATAGAACTTTTTCTTTATTATAATACGGATACCCGCGACATCTTAAATCAAATACCTCTCGTTTATGAACTACTGAAGCTTAATAATGATCAATATGAATATATTTCTATAGCATGTAATTTTAGATTAGCACTGAATATGGAACAGAATTCTCCAAAATTTGCAATGCAGTGCCTGAATGAAGCAATAAAAATGGATGAAAAAGTAGGAAAAAAATATTTCCTTCCCCATCTCTATCATACAAAAGGAAGGTTTTATTATAATGAAAAAAATTATTCCGAGGCTATGATATATTTTAAAAAAGCCCTAGAAACCTATAAGATAAGAAAAGATGATGAAATTTTTATTGCGTCAATGTATAATAATTTCGGATTGTGTTTTAATAAGTTAAATAAGCAGGATAAAGCTATACAGGAAACTCTTAAGGGAATTAGGATTTTAGAAGGTAAAAAAAATCTCAATAAAGAAGATCTCCTTTTCATTACTAATATGAAGGAAAATCTAAGTGAATATTACCTTAAACTAAATGACTATAAAAACGCGGAATTATTTTTAAATCAAGGCTTTGAATTTTATCAGAATGTAAAGCAGTATAATTCGGAATTTATGTCGATTTCCAAAATGCTGTTCAATCTATATAATTCAACTCACCAGAACGTTAAAAAAAATAATTTAGTGAGTTTCTTACTAGGAATTGAATCAAAAATCCAACATGTGTCTAATAAAATAATACTCTATGAGATATTGCAGGATCATTACCTGGAAATCAATGACCATGACAAAGAAAAAATGTCTTCTAAGAAAGTAATACATCTTATTAGCCTTTATAACCAGCAAAAACAGAAAGATCTGGCTCAAGTTTCTGACCTGTTGAATGATTATTTTATAAAGAACATCAATCAAAAATATGATTATAAAGTAAGTATTCAAAAAAAGAACATTTTGCTGTTATTTGTTTCCTCACTTTTGGTGATTACTATTCTTGCGCTGGCTTTCATAAATGTGTATAAGAAAAATAAAAAGGAAAAAGAGTTGGGAGAGGGGCAAAAATTAATTTTAGAACAGGATCTTCAACTCCACAGGAACAAAATAGAGAAGTTACATCTTAGTCTCAATTTAAAAATAGAGACAGAGAAGGCATTTCTTGAAAACCTCAGGCAGATAAAAAAGTCTAAAAATATTGATCCTGAGGAAACCGTGAAAGATCTGTTTTTTAAGATCAATAATCTGATTCAAATCGATAAAAAACATAATGATATCATTAATGAAAGCTCTTTAGAAAATAAATTATTTATGGAAAAGCTTTCTCATAGATTTCCGATTTTAACGATTCAGGAGTTAAAACTATGTGTTTATTTTAAATTAAATTTGTCTTCTAAAGAAATTTCACTACTTGAAAATATTAAAGATGTAACAGCAAGAGTATACAAAACTAATATAAAATCTAAGATGAAGTTAGATAAAGAAACAGATTTAACTGAATTTTTAAATAATTTAGTATGA
- a CDS encoding calcium:proton antiporter, with the protein MPNYTVSHTGGEYTSFQLLFIALVSLALYLGFTMVQTIRHRSFFISPQNKLLADQKEESSDGQLSRRKTLVSCFMLVLCLGIVVMMAKLLSKDVEHIVLSFGAPKSVVGVIIAGIVLLPEGLAAFRAAKNDQIQTSLNLAFGSALASIGLSIPAIAIISVIFGIRMTLGIDIKSTVLLGLSLFIITVSLATGKTNIMQGVVLVGIFLIYLFISIVP; encoded by the coding sequence TTGCCGAATTATACGGTAAGCCATACTGGAGGTGAATATACTTCTTTTCAATTACTTTTTATTGCTTTGGTTTCATTGGCGCTTTACCTTGGATTTACTATGGTCCAGACAATAAGACACCGGAGCTTCTTTATATCTCCACAAAACAAGCTGCTGGCAGACCAAAAGGAAGAAAGCAGTGACGGGCAACTTTCCCGCAGAAAAACACTTGTCAGTTGCTTTATGTTAGTTTTATGTCTGGGAATCGTTGTGATGATGGCAAAACTGCTTTCTAAAGACGTAGAGCATATTGTTCTATCATTTGGAGCACCAAAATCCGTAGTCGGAGTTATTATTGCCGGAATCGTTCTTCTTCCGGAAGGCCTTGCTGCTTTCAGAGCTGCAAAGAATGACCAGATACAAACCTCTTTAAATCTCGCATTTGGTTCTGCATTGGCAAGTATCGGATTAAGTATTCCTGCGATTGCCATTATATCAGTCATTTTCGGAATACGCATGACGCTGGGAATAGATATCAAATCGACTGTGCTTTTAGGGCTTTCCCTTTTTATAATTACGGTGTCTCTCGCAACAGGTAAGACCAATATTATGCAGGGGGTTGTACTGGTGGGAATTTTTTTGATTTATCTTTTTATTTCCATAGTGCCTTAA
- a CDS encoding fatty acid desaturase yields the protein MAIFIFILIHWYTSLFFQSVFHHRYAAHNLFTMSKFWERMFYIGCFFTQGSSYISAYTYGLMHRLHHAHTDKVQDPHSPHNDPNPFIMMWTTRNNYFNLYIGKTDAAEKYKKNLPDWERFDKIAHNYITRFCWIAIYIIIYALLATAWWQWLFLPATIIMGSLQGMAVNWWAHKFGYENYKLTNTSKNILPFDFIFWGEAYHNNHHKHPQRPNNATKWFEWDMGFQTMIFLQKLRVIKIK from the coding sequence ATGGCAATATTCATTTTTATACTTATACATTGGTATACTTCGCTTTTTTTTCAATCGGTTTTTCATCATCGGTATGCAGCACACAATCTTTTTACCATGTCAAAATTTTGGGAAAGAATGTTCTATATAGGTTGCTTTTTTACGCAAGGTTCTTCCTATATCAGTGCTTATACTTATGGTTTAATGCATCGTTTGCATCATGCACATACGGATAAAGTGCAAGATCCACATTCACCGCATAATGATCCTAATCCTTTTATAATGATGTGGACGACTCGAAACAACTATTTTAACCTTTACATAGGAAAAACAGATGCTGCAGAAAAATATAAAAAGAATCTTCCGGATTGGGAGAGGTTTGATAAGATCGCACACAATTATATTACCAGATTTTGTTGGATTGCGATATACATCATTATTTATGCTTTATTAGCAACAGCCTGGTGGCAATGGCTTTTTCTTCCTGCAACTATAATTATGGGTTCTTTACAAGGAATGGCTGTAAACTGGTGGGCTCACAAATTTGGTTATGAAAATTATAAGTTAACCAATACTTCAAAAAATATTCTGCCATTTGATTTCATTTTCTGGGGGGAAGCATATCATAATAATCATCATAAACATCCACAAAGACCTAACAATGCAACAAAGTGGTTTGAATGGGATATGGGTTTCCAAACAATGATCTTTTTGCAAAAACTTAGGGTTATTAAAATAAAATAA
- a CDS encoding TonB-dependent receptor, which yields MNDDFKATEKLTLNYGVRLAAFSILGGDTFNTYENGILTQSRYLEKGKFGKTYVNLEPRITANYRINEGSSIKGGYSRNT from the coding sequence ATGAATGATGATTTTAAAGCAACAGAAAAGCTGACTCTTAATTATGGAGTTAGACTTGCCGCATTTAGTATTTTAGGAGGGGATACTTTTAATACTTACGAAAATGGAATCCTTACACAAAGCAGATATCTTGAAAAAGGGAAATTTGGAAAAACCTACGTTAATCTGGAACCCCGTATTACAGCTAATTATCGAATCAACGAAGGCAGCAGTATAAAAGGAGGATACTCGCGTAATACTTAG
- a CDS encoding DUF4249 domain-containing protein, with protein sequence MKNIFFVTLFLLLLSSCVNEIDLNLTDKSGNIVIEGNITDQPGPYIIRITRSTGMIQNSQYQIVTNAKVIVSDNTSQTETLTYAGDGKYQTTDFKGVAGRTYTLQVEADGKQYSAQSTMPTAVDFEDLKQDSFIPEGRITYKLLPIFKDPPALGNRYLFNIIINNYDKKYKLFSDYVNNGTLNQKAITLPNSGFNAVKVGDVIEVEMQCIDNNIFAYYNTFLKIIENNDVNFDASSSNPSSNITNGGLGYFSAHSVRKRNIIIK encoded by the coding sequence ATGAAAAATATTTTTTTTGTCACATTATTTCTACTTTTATTAAGCTCTTGTGTAAATGAGATTGATTTAAATCTTACTGACAAAAGTGGAAACATCGTTATTGAAGGGAATATAACGGATCAACCTGGGCCTTACATAATAAGAATAACCAGATCTACGGGTATGATACAAAATAGTCAATACCAAATCGTTACTAATGCTAAGGTTATCGTCAGCGACAATACAAGTCAAACCGAAACCTTAACGTATGCAGGTGATGGAAAATATCAAACTACCGATTTTAAAGGAGTTGCTGGCAGAACCTATACATTACAAGTAGAAGCAGATGGAAAACAGTATAGTGCTCAGAGTACCATGCCTACTGCCGTAGATTTTGAAGACTTGAAGCAGGATTCTTTTATACCTGAAGGAAGGATAACTTATAAACTTTTACCCATCTTTAAAGATCCGCCAGCCCTGGGAAATCGATATTTATTTAATATTATTATTAATAATTATGATAAAAAATATAAATTATTTTCTGATTACGTAAATAATGGAACTCTAAATCAAAAAGCTATCACTTTACCCAACTCTGGGTTTAATGCAGTTAAAGTGGGTGATGTTATTGAAGTTGAAATGCAATGTATTGATAATAATATATTTGCCTATTATAATACGTTTCTAAAGATTATCGAAAATAATGATGTTAATTTTGATGCAAGTTCTTCAAACCCATCGAGCAATATTACTAATGGGGGATTAGGATATTTTTCTGCGCATAGCGTTAGAAAGAGAAATATAATAATTAAATAA
- a CDS encoding SDR family NAD(P)-dependent oxidoreductase, with product MNFTNKNVVITGGSTGIGLATATIFIGKGANVLITGRNTDSLHKASIKINSPKLKTLASDISKIADIEALEKEVAESGNKVDVLVLNAGIAKQYLIEDTSEEVFDDLFNINVKGLFFTLQKLIPHLAEGASVILISSGVSVSGYAQMGAYAATKGAVDAIARTAATELADRKIRVNVVAPGLTDTPMNQQTPVDIKNAIAAAVPLKRIGDAEEIANAIVFFASSEASYISGSYLAVDGGVTIRR from the coding sequence ATGAATTTCACGAATAAAAACGTAGTGATTACAGGCGGAAGTACAGGAATAGGATTAGCAACCGCAACAATATTTATTGGAAAAGGAGCAAACGTTTTGATAACAGGAAGAAATACTGATAGTTTGCATAAAGCCTCAATTAAAATTAATAGTCCAAAATTAAAAACTTTAGCATCAGATATTTCCAAAATTGCAGATATCGAAGCATTGGAAAAAGAAGTCGCAGAAAGCGGAAACAAAGTGGATGTACTTGTTTTGAATGCAGGAATTGCTAAACAATATTTAATAGAGGATACAAGTGAGGAAGTCTTTGATGATTTGTTCAACATCAATGTAAAAGGACTGTTTTTTACTTTGCAAAAATTAATTCCTCATTTAGCAGAAGGAGCCTCTGTTATTCTTATTTCCTCAGGAGTATCAGTTAGCGGATATGCTCAAATGGGAGCTTATGCCGCAACAAAAGGTGCAGTTGATGCAATTGCGCGTACTGCAGCAACAGAATTGGCAGATAGAAAAATTCGAGTAAACGTTGTGGCCCCAGGATTAACTGACACACCAATGAATCAACAAACACCGGTAGATATTAAAAATGCTATTGCAGCAGCGGTACCACTGAAACGAATAGGAGATGCTGAAGAAATAGCAAATGCTATTGTTTTCTTCGCTTCAAGTGAAGCTTCATACATTTCAGGTTCATACCTGGCAGTTGATGGAGGCGTTACTATTCGCAGATAA
- a CDS encoding winged helix-turn-helix transcriptional regulator: protein MTEIKCSDNDTNKKQIMAVHDAMDVLNGKWKISIISSVCYYNKRRFSDILNDVKGISNKMLSKELKELEMNQLIKRSVLDTQPVTVQYQLTEYGMTLKKIIDTLADWGTEHRKVIVGR from the coding sequence ATGACAGAAATTAAATGCTCAGATAACGACACAAACAAAAAACAAATTATGGCTGTTCACGATGCAATGGACGTGTTGAATGGTAAATGGAAAATATCAATAATATCGTCAGTCTGTTATTACAACAAACGGCGTTTTTCCGATATTTTGAATGATGTGAAAGGCATTTCTAACAAAATGCTAAGCAAAGAATTGAAAGAACTGGAAATGAATCAGCTCATAAAACGTAGTGTTCTTGACACACAACCAGTGACAGTTCAATATCAACTGACTGAATATGGTATGACTTTAAAAAAAATCATCGACACTTTGGCTGATTGGGGCACTGAACATCGCAAAGTAATTGTTGGGAGATGA
- a CDS encoding T9SS type A sorting domain-containing protein, which yields MKITNYRFDMRYFIISDGTTNHKRSKFFFKETNAFFSQTITVLLFFLSFHLHAQKFSKEPLERDFNTQIKTSIYDDERNELSKSIKQNSVTKTLNILSGTTKEKKILLGQDYFNSELFLMDDDGNRKIPQGHESNVQRYDSRTISFDNELNDNLTVYEISDKYAFREKNTNIDYRYDNTYYHFKDKDNITTSVYYITRTVGFLKSQYKIVNKGNSYTQYPLIVSPNPAKDLINITYQVERQEQSSLRIIDMNGRVVLLIFSNKQIPIGRYTVQQLITLPTGNYIVQFITGQKSSTQKLIVQ from the coding sequence ATGAAAATCACAAACTACAGATTTGATATGAGATATTTTATCATATCAGATGGCACAACAAATCACAAAAGAAGTAAATTTTTTTTTAAAGAAACAAATGCTTTTTTTTCCCAGACCATTACAGTATTACTATTCTTTTTATCTTTTCATTTGCATGCCCAAAAATTTTCAAAGGAGCCGTTAGAAAGGGATTTTAATACTCAAATAAAAACTTCAATATATGATGATGAACGGAATGAGTTATCAAAATCCATTAAGCAAAATTCAGTGACAAAAACTCTCAATATCCTTAGCGGAACTACAAAAGAAAAAAAAATATTATTGGGTCAGGACTATTTCAATTCCGAGCTTTTCTTGATGGATGATGATGGGAATAGGAAAATTCCGCAGGGGCATGAAAGTAATGTTCAACGCTATGATAGCCGAACAATTTCTTTTGATAACGAATTAAATGATAATTTAACAGTTTATGAGATAAGTGACAAATATGCTTTCCGGGAAAAAAATACAAATATCGATTATCGTTATGATAATACGTATTACCATTTCAAAGACAAAGATAATATAACTACATCGGTATATTATATTACCCGGACTGTAGGATTTTTAAAATCTCAATATAAAATTGTAAATAAAGGTAATTCTTACACCCAATATCCTCTTATTGTTTCACCTAATCCTGCTAAAGATCTTATTAATATTACATATCAAGTTGAAAGGCAGGAACAAAGTAGTCTTAGAATAATTGATATGAATGGACGTGTCGTACTTCTCATTTTTAGCAATAAACAAATACCAATTGGTCGTTATACAGTTCAACAGTTGATTACACTTCCTACAGGCAACTATATTGTGCAATTTATCACAGGTCAAAAATCCAGTACTCAAAAACTTATAGTTCAATAA
- a CDS encoding helix-turn-helix domain-containing protein — protein MNPFTYLPIHQALKQVIQSIVIVDIDLLAYNLDTEYCYPWTATTSIFFTLSNDPLYLKQNNQYYSLPLCYVVGPRLVNDVINFGNKRRTLGITFKAGGFQRLMGVPVNLLTKENVDLHQIFGRETQEVEERLKEADSNIEILIIIESFLLKRLYLMGKFSLFDLSIEQCVEANGNTQISKLASVAGLSIRQFERKCKERLGLSPKLFSRLTRFGNAYRLKELNPNLNWTYIAYDSGYYDQMHLIHDFKMFSGYSPSMINKIESYNIKVMSFLQGKY, from the coding sequence ATGAATCCGTTTACTTATCTACCAATTCATCAAGCTTTAAAACAAGTTATACAATCAATCGTTATTGTTGACATAGATTTATTGGCTTACAATCTAGATACTGAATATTGTTATCCCTGGACTGCTACTACAAGTATTTTTTTCACCTTAAGTAATGATCCTCTTTATTTGAAACAAAATAATCAATATTATTCCCTTCCGTTATGTTATGTAGTGGGGCCAAGATTAGTGAATGATGTTATCAATTTTGGAAACAAAAGACGTACACTTGGCATAACTTTTAAAGCGGGAGGTTTTCAGCGTTTAATGGGAGTACCTGTTAATTTATTAACAAAAGAAAACGTAGATCTGCACCAAATTTTTGGAAGAGAAACTCAAGAAGTTGAGGAAAGGCTTAAAGAGGCTGATAGCAATATTGAAATACTGATTATTATAGAAAGTTTTCTTTTAAAAAGATTATATCTTATGGGGAAATTTTCTTTATTTGATTTATCAATTGAACAGTGTGTTGAAGCTAACGGAAATACACAAATTAGTAAACTTGCTTCTGTTGCTGGGCTTAGTATAAGACAATTTGAAAGAAAGTGTAAAGAAAGATTGGGATTATCCCCAAAACTTTTTTCCAGGCTAACACGTTTTGGAAATGCCTACAGACTCAAAGAACTTAATCCAAATTTAAATTGGACGTACATAGCTTATGATTCCGGATACTACGACCAGATGCATCTTATACATGATTTTAAAATGTTTTCCGGTTATAGTCCTAGTATGATAAATAAGATTGAATCTTACAATATTAAAGTAATGTCATTTTTACAAGGTAAATACTAA
- a CDS encoding cation diffusion facilitator family transporter translates to MANNRKSIYSALAANLLIALTKFIAGAFTNSSSMISEGIHSTVDTANQLLLLYGIKRSRKPADEYHPFGYGKELYFWSFVVSILIFGLGGALSIYQGILHIMEPEVMKDPFWNYIVLILSLIFEGTSLFIAVKEFNKTRNGLRWWDAIIKSKDPGSFLVVFEDGAAVAGLLVVMILMGVSHSFQIPELDGLASVIVGLILVFVSLILARESRSLLMGEGIAPETREKIAKLAEKDTAVVRTKTILSTYQSPEEVVLMLIIDFEDHLDTEEITEAIHLIRDHIKNEFPFVRFVIIQPE, encoded by the coding sequence ATGGCCAATAATCGCAAATCAATTTACAGTGCGCTTGCCGCTAACCTACTAATCGCTCTAACAAAGTTTATTGCAGGAGCATTTACAAACAGTTCTTCGATGATATCTGAAGGAATCCATTCAACAGTAGATACCGCGAATCAACTGCTGCTTTTGTATGGAATCAAAAGGAGCAGAAAGCCTGCAGATGAGTATCATCCATTTGGATATGGCAAGGAACTGTATTTCTGGTCATTTGTGGTTTCAATTCTTATATTTGGTTTAGGGGGAGCTTTATCCATCTATCAGGGAATTTTACACATTATGGAACCTGAGGTAATGAAAGATCCATTCTGGAATTATATTGTACTAATACTTTCACTTATTTTCGAGGGTACTTCTTTGTTTATCGCTGTAAAAGAATTTAACAAAACCCGTAATGGGTTGAGATGGTGGGATGCGATCATCAAAAGCAAAGATCCGGGAAGCTTTCTTGTGGTTTTTGAAGATGGTGCCGCAGTAGCCGGTCTGCTTGTTGTCATGATATTAATGGGGGTCAGCCACTCTTTCCAAATTCCGGAATTGGACGGGCTGGCATCTGTAATCGTAGGATTAATATTGGTTTTTGTCTCGCTTATCCTGGCAAGGGAAAGCAGGAGCCTTCTGATGGGCGAAGGAATAGCACCTGAAACAAGAGAAAAGATTGCTAAACTGGCTGAAAAAGATACTGCTGTAGTTAGAACAAAAACTATACTCTCTACCTACCAGTCACCTGAAGAAGTGGTATTGATGCTGATCATTGATTTCGAAGATCATCTTGATACAGAAGAAATCACTGAGGCCATACACCTTATTCGTGACCATATTAAAAATGAATTTCCATTCGTAAGGTTCGTTATTATTCAACCCGAATAA